In Schizosaccharomyces osmophilus chromosome 1, complete sequence, the genomic window tgttaGCTCTTGTGTGACAGCGTCGGACGATTTGTTTCAACATTATGAAGAAATTTAACCTTGGTCTTGAGAACAATAAAGTAACGCTCTCCTTTAATATCGAGTATGCTTCCGATTCTTTACTATAATATTCCTtggattttcatttttttaatggCTCTAATTATGTTTGTACTTCTCTTGCAAACTTTTCTGTGAATTTTTAGATGATGATAACAGAAACGACCCACTAATGATTTAAAGGCTCTAAGGCTCTTTATGAATACTTTCCCCCTCTCTTTAACAGAAAATATAGAACGATACATAATGAACAGTAAAAATATACATGTCTGAAAACAAACTCATACACATGTCCACGCAAAATCCTAAAACTTGAAACCCAGCGTCCTAAGCATATATGTATTGCACTGAAGCATCGTCGAGGTAACTGTTTCGAGCAAAGAGcagagaaatcaaaaaccgTCTCTATCAAGGTTAAGAACCTTGCAGTTGAAACCGAAAACAGAGatcaaagagaaaatgcCTGTAAAATTCTACTTTTTACATCTTCGGTTATGAGGTACATGCCTAATTAATGATTACATGAATATACCATCTACATTATAGAAATCGGCTTACACACAGTACTATCGGTTAAACATTGCCAGCTTCCATCTTATCCATGGGAGAATATGTGCATCTGCAGACAGAGCAATTATAGACGGTAAGAACAATGAACTAACGTCGAATTCGAAGCCTTATTTTCAGTGCGATCAAAACTTCAATCCGCATATGTTtgaataaattttttatagcGACAAGCAATTGTGTTCTCAACTCTCATCTCTAACATTAccttctttcttgcttATATGTTTTTCTAACTCCTTCATCTCTCGTTTTTTTGTCTTGCTGCATAAaacaagtaaacaaacctcTTCACGGCGATCACTTACCCATGGCCTCGACACAACACTTACATACTTGATTGTGCTAAATGTGGAACGCTATAAGCAATctgataaaaaataaaacaaaatctgATAAAATTACGTCATATCCATGATGGAAAATATTATCAGATCAATATGTCAATGGCCAGGCTTTTACgaaaattttcaaaatgttCTTTATGGAAGAATTCCAAGGACGCTACAACTAAATCTGGAACGACTAGACTCGTAATCGCAATACGAAAATTGGTCTGGTTTTGTTAGCACATTCCAAACTTACGTTCTGGTTGATCTTGTTTGACTATGAAATCTCTATGCATCAACGTCATTTAAGATTCcagaatgaaagaaaaaaaagtataaaagGGTgttcaattcattttatcAGTCTCAGTCTCTACAGCTTGAAGTATTTTTACTTGATTTTCATTGATTTCGTCTGATCTTATTCAAAAATGACTGTTGACTATACTAAAGAACAAGCTTTCGTTGATCATTTGCTCTCTTTGCCTTCTGAAAAGTTGAATGCAATTCGTGGTAAACCAGAAGCGGTTATAAAGGCCATTCACGACTTTGAGAAAACTGCAGACACTTTTTACATGGACATTGGAGAAAGTAAGGGCCAGGCGATTGTAAATGAAATCCGAGAGAAGAAGCCCAAAATTATGGTCGAGCTGGGTTGTTATCTTGGCTACTCTGCCGTTTTATTTGGCAAGGAGCTTTTGCAGGACCCTGCTGCTCATTACTATTCCCTTGAGGTCAACTCTATATTTGCCGAAATGGCTTCAAAAGTGATTGATCTGGCAGGTCTTTCTCACAAAGTAACAATTCTTGTTGGTCCTGCAACAGAATCTTTGGTTGCTTTGCGGGAACATCTTCGGAAAGAGGCCTCTGGGTTCCATgcatttgattttgtttttatcgACCATTGGCAAAAGTTGTATGTTCCCGACTTGCGAGTCATGGAATCTTTGGAATTAGTTGCTCCGGGAACGGTTTTGGTGGCCGACAATATTTACATACCCGGTGCTCCCGAATATGCAAAATAT contains:
- the cmt1 gene encoding O-methyltransferase, COMT catechol-like protein 1 — translated: MTVDYTKEQAFVDHLLSLPSEKLNAIRGKPEAVIKAIHDFEKTADTFYMDIGESKGQAIVNEIREKKPKIMVELGCYLGYSAVLFGKELLQDPAAHYYSLEVNSIFAEMASKVIDLAGLSHKVTILVGPATESLVALREHLRKEASGFHAFDFVFIDHWQKLYVPDLRVMESLELVAPGTVLVADNIYIPGAPEYAKYVQAKPDFKREYNAKVQNANGNEFVGRWDILYDSKTVPIEFSLGTDAVEITRCTGYVEK